In Nitrospira sp., a single genomic region encodes these proteins:
- a CDS encoding ATP-grasp domain-containing protein, translated as MNYRGGRFAISTANGIASELQNSNYKGRAVGPPRVLLTNTNRWHNAARLSINLSEAGCIVAAVCPTHHPVSRTGVAQRIFPYSGVRPLNSLRTAIDAIAPSIIIPCDDLAVEHLHELYAYEYKGESPGSEIDDLIVRSLGSPESYPIVSARYDLTQTAAQEGIRVPDTALLNTVNDLESWRARQAFPWVLKADGTSGGRSVKIVYTLTEAEQRFSELSKQPNFGQVLKWLLVDRESFWLRHWLNRWSPRITIQSYINGHPANCAVVCSDGRVLAGISVEVLCAKEQTGPAIVVRVIDNTEMMGAAERIARRLRLSGLFGLDFIIEEGSGMPYLIEMNPRCTPLSHLRLGKGKDLIAAIIAQISGQPAQETRSVTSKDIIAYFPQALKSKSPILESAFHDIPEEAPELVQEILHPWPARCLLFRAYKHISRSRDRQI; from the coding sequence ATGAACTACAGAGGAGGCCGCTTCGCAATTTCAACTGCGAATGGGATCGCCTCTGAGTTGCAGAATTCTAATTATAAAGGCCGAGCAGTTGGGCCTCCGAGAGTGCTTTTGACGAATACAAATCGCTGGCACAATGCTGCACGACTTTCGATCAACCTCTCCGAGGCCGGCTGTATTGTCGCAGCCGTCTGCCCAACGCATCACCCTGTATCGAGGACGGGTGTTGCCCAGCGAATATTCCCCTACAGCGGCGTTCGTCCGCTAAACTCTTTGAGAACTGCGATTGATGCAATTGCTCCCTCTATCATTATCCCTTGCGATGACCTTGCCGTAGAACATCTGCACGAATTGTATGCGTATGAGTACAAAGGAGAGTCGCCTGGAAGCGAAATCGATGACTTGATAGTGCGGTCCTTAGGCTCTCCCGAAAGCTACCCGATAGTCTCCGCTCGCTACGACCTCACCCAGACGGCCGCTCAGGAAGGGATACGTGTGCCCGATACAGCTCTTCTCAATACAGTGAACGACCTGGAGTCATGGCGCGCACGACAAGCATTCCCCTGGGTGTTGAAGGCCGATGGGACATCGGGTGGCCGTAGCGTGAAGATCGTATACACTTTAACGGAAGCTGAGCAAAGATTCTCGGAACTGTCCAAGCAGCCTAACTTCGGCCAGGTTCTCAAATGGTTGCTCGTGGATCGTGAGTCATTCTGGCTACGACATTGGTTGAACCGATGGAGTCCGAGGATCACTATTCAGTCTTACATTAACGGGCATCCGGCGAATTGTGCCGTCGTATGCTCAGATGGAAGGGTTTTAGCTGGGATTAGCGTTGAGGTGCTTTGTGCGAAGGAACAGACCGGTCCCGCCATTGTTGTACGCGTAATTGACAACACGGAGATGATGGGCGCCGCTGAGCGGATTGCGCGCAGGCTGAGGTTGTCCGGTTTATTCGGATTAGATTTTATAATTGAGGAGGGTAGCGGTATGCCCTACCTGATTGAGATGAATCCGCGATGTACTCCTCTTTCCCATCTGCGACTTGGCAAGGGAAAAGATTTGATTGCAGCGATTATCGCCCAAATATCGGGTCAACCTGCCCAAGAGACTCGGTCGGTCACGTCGAAAGACATAATCGCGTATTTCCCTCAAGCATTGAAAAGCAAAAGCCCAATTCTAGAGTCGGCTTTTCATGATATCCCAGAAGAAGCACCAGAATTGGTCCAGGAGATTCTCCATCCTTGGCCAGCACGATGTCTTCTCTTTCGCGCGTACAAACATATCAGCCGCAGTCGCGACCGACAAATCTAG
- a CDS encoding NAD(P)-binding domain-containing protein: MNMAQVVIIGAGPYGLSLAAYLKARGVNFRIFGNPMGFWLKHMPKGMRLKSEGFASFLYDPDSAFTLKHYCERAGLAYADLGLPVPLETFTSYGLEFQKRFVPELEDKLVVSVRRAGMGFQVSIEDGEIVKTQQVVLAVGLTYYAYLPPILSSLPKELVSHSSAHNCLDRFKGREVAVVGAGASALDLAALLHQAGALVQLVARGSEIHFHTQRIKPPTLIDQLRAPITGIGPGWKLFWCTNLPLVFRLMPERFRFLVAQKILGPAPGWFIKEEVVDKVPFNLGVTITEASAKNGRVYLQLTDSSGSPRTLVTDHVIAATGYKVDLRRLTFLDSEIQSGMRSVDHTPILSSKFESSVPGLYLVGVSATHTFGPLLRFAFGARFTAARLSRHLAKV; encoded by the coding sequence ATGAATATGGCACAGGTAGTGATCATAGGTGCGGGGCCGTACGGGCTCTCACTCGCGGCATATCTCAAGGCACGGGGTGTCAACTTTCGAATCTTTGGCAACCCGATGGGCTTTTGGTTGAAGCACATGCCCAAAGGCATGCGGTTAAAATCAGAGGGTTTTGCCTCCTTTCTGTATGATCCGGATTCGGCCTTCACTCTTAAGCACTACTGTGAGCGGGCAGGGCTTGCATATGCTGACCTCGGACTTCCAGTCCCGTTGGAGACGTTTACCTCTTACGGTTTGGAATTTCAAAAGAGATTTGTGCCTGAGCTTGAGGACAAGCTCGTCGTTTCAGTGCGCAGAGCCGGTATGGGCTTTCAAGTGAGCATCGAAGACGGAGAAATCGTCAAGACTCAACAGGTGGTACTAGCAGTGGGATTGACCTATTACGCGTATCTTCCTCCCATCTTGTCCTCGCTTCCAAAAGAACTCGTAAGTCATAGCTCCGCACACAACTGTCTTGACCGATTTAAAGGGCGTGAAGTAGCCGTAGTGGGAGCAGGGGCATCGGCTCTGGATTTGGCAGCGTTGCTTCATCAGGCTGGAGCTCTTGTCCAATTGGTCGCTAGAGGATCGGAAATTCACTTTCATACGCAGCGAATCAAGCCACCGACCCTGATTGACCAGCTTCGCGCCCCAATTACGGGAATCGGACCTGGCTGGAAATTGTTTTGGTGTACAAACTTACCGCTGGTCTTCCGTCTGATGCCAGAGCGATTTCGGTTCCTTGTTGCGCAGAAGATCCTCGGTCCGGCCCCAGGTTGGTTCATCAAGGAAGAGGTGGTAGACAAGGTGCCGTTCAACCTAGGGGTGACCATCACGGAGGCAAGCGCTAAAAATGGCCGTGTATATCTTCAGTTAACTGATAGTTCGGGTTCTCCTAGGACGCTGGTAACAGATCACGTAATCGCGGCGACCGGCTATAAGGTCGATCTACGGCGGTTGACCTTCTTGGATTCAGAAATCCAATCAGGAATGCGATCCGTCGATCACACGCCGATATTATCCTCCAAGTTTGAATCTTCTGTGCCAGGCCTCTATCTGGTCGGTGTTTCCGCAACACACACCTTCGGGCCCCTGCTTCGCTTTGCTTTCGGAGCCAGATTCACCGCAGCCCGGCTATCGAGGCACCTCGCAAAAGTCTGA
- a CDS encoding YdcF family protein, with amino-acid sequence MESYYHSPPEMPINQDALVIFGSDSPGRPDHGEPTIIGTGNVDLLVCGLVYAKAGAARKVVFTGSATGVFQRSTPGSIVMEKWAGVLGYPLESIIVEDTASATHERARALKQILGSSNQILLVDSAIHLRRSVAAFEKEGFNVTPIPCNYITSTDSWDLGDFVPSASNLGANAAAIHEYVGLLKYWMAGQI; translated from the coding sequence ATGGAATCCTACTATCACTCCCCACCTGAGATGCCCATCAATCAAGATGCTCTGGTCATTTTCGGATCGGATAGCCCGGGTCGTCCCGACCACGGAGAACCGACGATCATTGGAACCGGGAACGTCGATCTTCTCGTCTGTGGGCTTGTGTATGCGAAAGCAGGCGCTGCTCGAAAGGTCGTATTCACAGGTAGCGCAACCGGTGTGTTTCAACGCAGTACCCCGGGGTCCATCGTGATGGAGAAGTGGGCTGGGGTATTGGGATATCCCCTTGAGTCAATCATCGTTGAGGATACTGCTAGCGCAACGCACGAAAGGGCACGTGCCTTGAAGCAGATTTTGGGATCGAGCAATCAAATCCTGCTGGTTGACTCAGCAATCCATCTGCGGCGTTCTGTGGCCGCTTTTGAAAAGGAAGGGTTTAATGTGACGCCGATTCCCTGCAACTACATCACGTCGACCGATTCTTGGGACCTTGGTGATTTCGTGCCTTCGGCGAGTAATCTTGGCGCTAATGCGGCCGCTATTCATGAGTATGTCGGTCTTCTAAAGTATTGGATGGCTGGACAAATTTGA
- the wecB gene encoding UDP-N-acetylglucosamine 2-epimerase (non-hydrolyzing): MLIHIVCAARPNFMKVAPLYHALKEEPWAEPVLIHTGQHYDANMSDAFFEDLGLPLPDTYLDVKNGSHAEQTGRVMMSYEKVLADQRPELVVVVGDVNSTMAATIAATKLGIAVAHLEAGLRSFDRSMPEEINRLVTDVLADMLWTPSRDASENLLREGISPDKIHLVGNIMIDSLEMLRSKIERLDVCRTFGLEAGEYGIVTLHRPSNVDSPIVLRNICTVLVEIAEKMSLVFPVHPRTRKQMEEHRLLSLLERSSNLFMPEPLNYIRFMNLVLNCRFVITDSGGIQEETSYLGIPCLTVRKNTERPVTTIHGTNQLCDLGQLKQKTADILNGPTRRQVDIELWDGKTAGRIVEVLRRHRVASDAPEASRSYC, encoded by the coding sequence ATGCTGATTCACATTGTCTGCGCGGCAAGGCCAAACTTCATGAAAGTAGCGCCTCTGTATCATGCATTGAAGGAAGAGCCTTGGGCGGAACCCGTTCTTATCCACACCGGTCAGCACTATGATGCGAATATGTCCGATGCATTCTTCGAGGATCTCGGTCTGCCGCTTCCGGACACTTATCTTGATGTGAAAAATGGATCTCATGCAGAGCAGACCGGCAGGGTCATGATGTCATATGAAAAGGTTCTGGCCGATCAGAGGCCCGAATTAGTTGTTGTTGTTGGAGATGTAAACTCGACGATGGCGGCGACGATTGCGGCGACGAAATTGGGCATAGCGGTCGCCCACCTTGAGGCTGGCCTACGGTCCTTTGATCGAAGTATGCCAGAGGAGATTAACCGCTTGGTCACCGATGTGCTCGCGGATATGCTATGGACACCTTCGAGGGACGCTTCCGAGAATCTACTGAGAGAAGGGATATCTCCAGATAAGATTCATTTGGTTGGCAACATCATGATCGATTCCCTTGAGATGCTGAGAAGCAAGATCGAGCGTCTTGATGTGTGTCGCACTTTCGGGTTGGAGGCCGGAGAGTATGGAATTGTCACCCTTCACCGGCCTTCAAACGTGGATAGTCCCATTGTTCTGAGGAATATCTGTACGGTCCTCGTAGAAATAGCAGAGAAAATGTCCCTTGTTTTTCCGGTACACCCAAGAACCAGAAAGCAAATGGAGGAGCATCGTCTCTTGTCCCTACTGGAAAGATCATCGAACCTGTTTATGCCAGAACCGCTCAATTATATTCGCTTTATGAATCTGGTGCTTAATTGTCGCTTTGTTATAACGGATTCCGGTGGCATTCAGGAAGAAACAAGCTACCTTGGGATCCCGTGCCTGACGGTGAGGAAGAATACCGAGAGGCCAGTTACCACCATACACGGAACGAACCAGCTCTGTGACCTGGGTCAGTTAAAGCAGAAAACGGCCGATATTCTCAATGGGCCCACTCGGAGACAGGTAGATATCGAGCTTTGGGATGGGAAAACTGCAGGAAGAATTGTGGAGGTCCTTCGAAGGCATAGAGTTGCCTCTGATGCTCCGGAAGCGAGTCGATCCTATTGTTAG